The region TCCAGGTAAAGGATATTACGGAAACAGTCAAGGCTTCATTCAAACTTGAAAAAGCAGAGGTTCTTGTGCAAAAATATTGGGAAGAACTGAACCAATTGAAGCAAAAGCAAACCAGTGAAAATCAAAAACAACTGGTAATTGGAACAAGCAAAAAACATGAAGAAATGATCGATTTAATCAAACAGGTTGCCCCTGTCGATACAACAATTCTTTTAAATGGGGAAACAGGAGTCGGCAAAAGTGTTATTGCAGAATATATCCATCAACTAAGTAACCGACCCAATAAACCATTTATCCAAATCAATTGTGGTGCGATCCCGGAAACATTATTGGAATCAGAGTTATTCGGATATAAAAAAGGAGCTTTCACCGGGGCGAATAACGCAGGTAAAGCGGGTTTGGTCAGAAAAGCAGACGGAGGAACTCTTTTTTTGGATGAAATCGCGGAACTGCCACTGACCCTGCAACCTAAAATTCTGCAATTAGTTCAAAATAAATCCTTTATCCCAATTGGCGGGACTGAGCTTGAACAAGTAGATATAAGAATCATTACGGCCACAAATCAGGATCTTCATCAAATGGTAAAAGACAAGCTATTCAGGGAAGATCTATACTATCGGTTAAATGTTGTATCCATTCAGGTTCCCTCATTACGGGAAAGACCTGATGATATACCACTTTTGGTTCATTACTTTTTTGACTTTTTCAAGAATAAGCATCATAAAACTTCTGCCTTAAGTGAGGAGGTAATTGATAAACTTAAAAATTATCGTTGGCCGGGGAATATTCGAGAATTGGAAAATATGATGGAATATTTGGTGGTGACTGCTAAATCAGATGTCATAGAAACGGCCG is a window of Lentibacillus daqui DNA encoding:
- a CDS encoding sigma-54 interaction domain-containing protein; amino-acid sequence: MNGEFIHDKHFHSVFNHLKDGIFITDHTGVAIWANDTSTKQLGVPRSEIVGRHVKDLERNGLFTPSVTRIVLDKKETVTKVQTSKDRQYIATGYLVKVPEEKTEYILVQVKDITETVKASFKLEKAEVLVQKYWEELNQLKQKQTSENQKQLVIGTSKKHEEMIDLIKQVAPVDTTILLNGETGVGKSVIAEYIHQLSNRPNKPFIQINCGAIPETLLESELFGYKKGAFTGANNAGKAGLVRKADGGTLFLDEIAELPLTLQPKILQLVQNKSFIPIGGTELEQVDIRIITATNQDLHQMVKDKLFREDLYYRLNVVSIQVPSLRERPDDIPLLVHYFFDFFKNKHHKTSALSEEVIDKLKNYRWPGNIRELENMMEYLVVTAKSDVIETAALPKKILQENQYVGDTYDLGKQNLTDYLEGIESEIIKNAKIKHKSTRKAAKSLGITQSAFVRRLKKYNL